ATAAATGTATACTGTGTGGTAAATGCGTTAGGGTATGTTCTGAGCTTCAATGTACCAATGCAATAGGATTGGAAAATAGGGGATTCAATACTAAGGTAGTTACCCCCTTTGATTTAGGATTAGCTACTTCTAATTGTGTATCCTGTGGAAACTGTGTAGCAGCTTGCCCTGTGGGAGCCTTAATGCCTAAGAGGAAGGAAAAGTTTAGGCTTTGGGAGGTAAAGAAAGTTAAGACTACCTGTTCCTATTGTGGTGTAGGCTGTCAGATGGAATTGCTAGTTAAAGGCGGCAGGGTTGTGGGAGTAGAGCCAGTTAAGGGAAAGGCTAATAATGGCTTACTATGCGTAAAGGGCAGATTTGGCTATTCCTTTATAAATCACCCGGACAGGCTAAAAAAGCCCCTTATTAAGAAGAACGGTAAATTTGAAGAGGCTAGCTGGGATGAAGCTTATAAGCTAATAGTAAATAAGATTAAGGAAATTAAAGAAAAAAATGGTCCAGAAGCCTTTGCCGGCCTTACTTCTGCTAGATGTACCAATGAGGAAAATTATTTATTCCAGAAAATGTTTAGGGCTGTTATAGGAACCAATAATGTGGACCATTGTGCCCGCCTCTGACATGCCTCAACAGTTGCAGGTCTTGCAACAACATTGGGCAGTGGTGCCATGACCAATAGTATTGAGGAGATATTAAATACCGATGCTATATTCGTAATAGGTTCTAATACCACTGAAAATCATCCAGTAATTGGAACGGTCATGAAGAGGGCAGTGAAAAGAGGAGCAAAACTAATAGTAGCAGATCCAAGAAGGATTGAATTAGCAGATTATGCAGATGTATTCTTACAGATAAAACCAGGAACTAACATTGCCCTCTTAAATGGGATGATGAATGTAATCATTAATAATGATTTATATGATAAGAAGTTCATAGAAGAGAGAACAGAAAACTTTGGGGAGTTTAAAGAGCTAATAATGGATTATACCCCCGATAGAGTAGCCAAAATATGTGGCGTTAAAGAAGAGGATATTGTAAAGGCTGCTCTCATTTATGCTAAAGCTGAAAAAGCAGGAATTTATTATGCTATGGGAATAACTCAACATACTACGGGAACTCATTCGGTAATGAGCATATCCAATTTAAGTTTACTCTGTGGTAATATTGGAAAGGAATCGGCTGGAGTTAATCCATTAAGAGGACAAAACAATGTTCAAGGAGCTTGCGATATGGGTGGATTGCCAGCCGATTTACCAGGCTATCAGAAGGTATTCAATCCAGAAGTTCAGGAGAAGTTTGAAAGCTTGTGGGAGACCAGTATTCCAAATAGAGCAGGTCTAACCATTCCTGAAATATTGGATGCAGCAGAAAAAGGAGATATTAAATTCATATATATAATGGGTGAAAACCCAATGGTATCCGACCCGGATATTAACCACGTAAGGAAGGCCTTAACCAATTTAGACTTCCTAGTGGTACAGGATATATTCCTAACGGAAACAGCGGAATTAGCCGATGTAGTATTACCTGCTGCCTCCTTTGCGGAAAAGGACGGAACCTTTACTAATACGGAAAGAAGGGTTCAAAGGGTTAGAAAGGCCATTGAGCCAGTTGGAGATGCTAAGCCCGATTGGCAAATCTTAATGGAGCTAATGAATAGGCTGGGCTATAATAAAAAATACCTACATCCTTCTGAGATAATGGAGGAAATTAGAAGGGTTGTACCCCAGTATGGCGGAATAACCTACGATAGAATAGAAGAAGAAGGCATCCAATGGCCTTGTCCAGATATAGATCATCCAGGAACCAAGTATCTCCATAAGGATACCATTGCTAGGGGTAAAGGACTATTTATGGCAATAGACCATAGGCAGAGTGCAGAAGTTGCAGATCCGGAATACCCATTTATATTTACTACAGGAAGGGTACTCTACCACTACCACACTAGGACTATGACAGGAAGGGTTGAAGGATTGAATAAACTGTCCCCTAGATCCTATGTGGAGATAAATGAGGTAACGGCCAATAAATTAGGCATTTCCCATGGGGAAAAGGTAAGATTAACTTCAAGAAGAGGTAGCATTATCACCTGGGCTAAAGTTACCGACATAGTAGACGAAAATGTATTGTTTATGCCCTTCCACTTTGCTGAAGGGGCAGCTAATTACCTAACCAATACTAAATTAGACTCTATTGCTAAAATTCCAGAATTGAAAGTAGCTGCTGTTAGATTGGAAAGATTAGGGAGTTGAAAGCATGTTTAAAGTAGGAATAATTACAGCCAGTGATAAGGGATGTGCTGGAGAAAGGGAAGATTTAAGCGGAAAAATTATAAAGGAAATTGTAGAATCAAAAGGCTACAAGGTAGAAAAATCAGTGATTCTTCCTGATGATGAAAAGTCTCTTTTAGAAGAGATGATTCATATGGCCGATGAATTGAAGCTAGATTTAATTTTAACCACAGGAGGGACGGGATTTAGCAAAAGAGATGTAACTCCTGAAGCTACAATTAAAGCTTGCGATAGGATGGCTAATGGAATAGCTGAGGCTATAAGATACTATAGCCTCAGCATTACCCCCAGGGCTATGTTATCTAGAGCCGTATCAGGCATAAGGGGAGAAACCCTAATAGTAAATCTTCCAGGAAGTCCAAAAGCAGTCAAAGAATCCTTAGAATATATAATAGATAGCCTTCACCATGGTTTGGAGATACTTAAAGGCCAAACTGGTGATTGCGCTAGGTAGGTGTTGGTATGAAAGAATTTGGCACAGCTGTTATACTAGCTGGTGGCAAGAGTAGCCGCATGGGTTTTGATAAACAGCTGTTGAAGATAAACGAAAGAAGGCTTATAGATAGCTTAAGGAGAAAATTAAGTAAGCTATTCGATGAAATAATAGTGGTAACCAATAAATCCGAATACTATCTAGGCTTTAGCGATAAAATAACCAAGGATATAATAGTGGGAAAGGGGCCCCTATCTGGAATCCATGCAGGTCTTACGGTAGCCAATTCCCATTATGTATACTTCATAGCTTGTGACATGCCAAATATAAACCTGGACTATATACAATATATGAAGAGTCAGATAGAGGGGGCAAATGTAAAAGCCTGTGTAACAAAGTATGGAGAATGGATTGAGCCTTTTAACGCTTTTTATTCTAAGGGTATAATAGAAGATATTGAAGAACACCTAACCCAAAATAGAAGGTCTGTAAACTCCCTATTGTCTAAATTAAAAGTCCATTATATAGAGGAAGAAAAGGCTAGGGAGTTCAGTCCCAATTGGGATATGTTCTTAAATTTAAATACAAAAGAGGAATTATACGACTATTTAAAGACCATAAATAGTCAAAATTGGGGTAGATAGGATGGAGAGTATTAAAAGGGTAAATATAGTAAGAATAAAAGGGGATGAAGCCAAGGAAGAGGAGGATGTGGTAATAAAAGAATATCCCTTTACCATATTCATAAACGATGAGGAGGTAATAACTCTTCTTTGTAGTCCCGGTTCCTTAAAGGAGTTAATGGTAGGCTTTCTCTATTCCGAAGGTTTCCTAACCTCCTTACAAGATATAGATAGAATTTCAATTGATGAAGATAAGGGTTTAGGTTATATTTACCTAAAGAATATAAACCAATTTAGTGAAAAACTAAGGGGAAAAAGAACCATAACCTCAGGCTGTGGCAAGGGGACTCTATTTTATAATGTCTTAGATTCCTTCAAGTCTAAGAAAATAGAAAAACCCTTAGCTGTAGAAGTGGAAAGGATTAAGGAGCTTATAAGGGAATTTAATAAAAAATCGGAGCTCTTCCTAAATACAGGTGGAGTCCACAGCTGTGCTTTATGTAGTAAAGATGATATAATTCTGTTTGAAGAAGATATAGGAAGGCATAATGCCCTAGATAAGATATTTGGGAAAGCCCTATTAGAGGGAGTTGAAACCAAGGATAAGATAATTCTAACCAGCGGAAGGATATCCTCTGAAATCCTTATAAAATCTGCTAAAAGGCAGGTTCCAGTAATAGTATCCCGCTCAGCCCCCACCAGTTTATCGGTGGACTTGGCAGAGGAATTAGGAATCACCCTTATAGGATTTGCCAGAGGACAAAAAATGAATATCTACACAAATTTTCCGAGCTTGATTTTCTAAGGCTTAGGCTATGAAAATTAAGCCGATGGGTATGAGGAGAAATCCTTATGCCTCCCGTATTTGGAAAGGAAAATGATAAGTTTAGCCATATTCATATGGCTTTATAGTCCTTTCCAAGGACTTTTTCTTTTTTAAAAGTTTTAGAACTCAAAAAATACAAAGAGGAGATGATTCCAATGAAAAGGATATTAGCACTAACCTTAAGTATTTTACTTATCTTTACTGTGCTAGTAGGCTGTACACCCAAGGATGAGGGTCAAGATGTAGGTGAAGTTGAGGAAAATGTAGACAGTGTGGAAGAAAATGATGTGGTAGAAAATGGTGTAGAAGAAGAAACAGGTGGTAGGATTATATTGGCTACCACTACTAGTACTCAAGATAGTGGACTATTAGACTACATATTGCCAATATTTGAAGAGGAGACTGGCATAGAGGTGGATGTAATAGCCGTTGGTACAGGAAAGGCCTTGCAAATGGGAAGAGATGGGGATGCAGACATTCTTTTAGTTCATGCTAAGGAATCTGAGGAAGAGTTTGTAGCGGAAGGATATGGAAAGGTAAGGAAGGATGTAATGTATAATGACTTTATCCTTGTAGGTCCTAAGGAAGATCCTTTAAACCTAAAGGAGAACTCACCAAATGATATTTTAGAAGGCCTAAAGACCATTGCTAAAAATGAATATACCTTCATTTCCAGGGGAGACGATTCAGGAACCCATAAGAAAGAGCTTTCCATATGGAAGGAAGCCCAAATAGAACCAGCAGGAGAATGGTATCTGGAGGCTGGCTCCGGTATGGGAGATGTGTTAAAGATTAGCGATGAAAAACAAGCTTACACCATTAGTGATAGGGCAACCTACTTAAGCATGAGAGATACTCTAGATTTAGACATAATAATAGAAGGTGATGAGAATCTATTCAACCAATACGGTATAATACCTGTAAATCCAGAGAAATTCGATGATGAAGTAAAGGAAAGAATCGACGAAGAAGGTGCAGAAAGGTTTATGGATTGGCTGTTATCTCCTGATACCCAGCTGTTAATAGGAGAATATGGAGTTGAAGAATACGGAATGCCATTATTTGTGCCAAATGCAAAACTTGACTAATAGGAATAGTAAGCTGCATATTAAATTTATGATATGCAGCTTATGTTTTAGGTGGTGAATTATGTGGATTACATACAGGAAGGTTTTAAGGAAGCTTTAAAACTACTTATAGGGTTTGATAAGGAAGTATATGGCATAATATCCCTATCCTTAATCGTTTCGACTACAGCTACTATAATAGCATCCTTTCTTTGCATTCCCCTTGGAATTCATCTAGGCTTGAAGGAATTTAAGGGTAAAAGGGCCTTTTCTCGAATACTATATACCTTTATGAGCATTCCTTCTGTCATTGTAGGCTTAGTAGTTGCCATTTTGCTTTCAAGAAGGGGGCCTTTTGGAAAGTTTGACCTTCTTTATACTCCTAAGGCTATGATTATAGCTCAAACATTATTGGTAACCCCATTGATTTTAGGCCTTACCTACAGCCTTTCTAAAAATAGGGGAAAGGAGATAGAAAGGATAGGCCAAACCTTAGGAGGGAATAAACTAGATATTATAATACTGATAATTAAAGAGCTTAAATTGGATTTAATGGTTAATATAGTAACTGCCTTTTCTAGGGCCATATCTGAAGTTGGAGCAGTTATGATAGTAGGGGGTAACATCAGGAATAGAACCAGAGTTATTACCACTACCATATCCATGATGAACTCCATGGGAGATTATCCTATGGCCATAGCCTTAGGCATAGTTTTACTCATAATTTCCTTTGGAATTAATAGTTTAATCTATTCTTATAGTGGGGATGATTAGTATGGAAATAAGTATTCACAATTTAAAAAAATACTATGGGGAAAAACTAGTTTTAGACATAGAAGAATTAAAAATCAAAAGAGGAAGGATTACAGGCCTAATAGGGCCTAATGGTTCTGGCAAATCCACTTTACTAAACATCATATCCGGCCTAGATAGGGAGTTTTTAGGCACTGTAAAATACGATGGAAAGCTTTTAGATAAGAACATCTATAAGAAGATGACCTTAGTATTCCAAAAGCCCTACCTATTCAGAAGGAAGGTATATGAAAACATAGAATATCCTCTTAAGGTGAGGGGAGTAAATAGGGATGAAAGGCGAGAAAGGGTAAAGAACATAATGGAAAGGTTAGAAATAGAAGGATTAAAGGACAAGAAAGGCCATCTCCTATCAGGAGGGGAATCTCAAAAGGTAAGCTTAGCTAGGGCCTTAGTATTTAATCCGGAATTACTATTATTAGACGAACCTACATCCAACATAGACCCAGAATCGGTAAAAGTTATGGAAAGGGAAATACTAAGGTTTAATGAGGAAACCAATGGGACGGTAATAATCGTCACCCATAATATGGAGCAATCGGAAAGGTTATGCCATGATATTATCCATTTGGAAAGGTAGGTCATTAAATATGGATTTTTTTGATGTAGTCTCGGTTCAAGAGGCAATAAATAGATTGATGGAAGCTTTTAAGGAGTATGAATTTAAGGCAGAAGAGGTATCCATTTTGGAAGCAACCAACAGGATTTTAGCAGAGGACATTTATTCCCATATAGATGTGCCAGAGTTTAATCGCTCTACCGTAGATGGCTATGCCATCAAATCCAAAGATAGCCAAGGGGCCAGCGAGTCGGTGCCAAGCCTCTTTAATATATTGGGAGAAGTGAGGATGGGAGAGGCTGCTGAAAAGGAAATAAAATCTGGAGAGACCATGTATGTTCCAACAGGCGGCATGATTCCCCAAGGTGCCGATGGAATGGTAATGGTGGAATATACGGAAAAGTTAGATGAAGAAAATTTAATGGTGTATAAACCCATCGCCTTTAATGAAAATATAATCTTAAAGGGAGACGATATAAGGAAGGGGGAAAGGGCCCTTAAAAGGGGAAAAAGGCTAACTCCTGAATCAATAGGAGTGTTAGCTGCTTTAGGCATATCTAGGGTTAAGGTATATAAAAAGCCTAAATTCTATATAATTTCTACGGGAGATGAGATAATAGATTTAGATGAAGAATTAGAATTAGGTAAGATTAGGGATATTAATAGCTATACCCTTTATTCTGCCATAGTTAAACTAGGAGGAGAAATAACTGGAAAAGCAATTGTAAAGGATGATTATGAACTATTAAGGCAACAAGTGGAAAAAGGGTTAGACATATCCGATATTGTCCTTATATCTGGAGGAAGCTCTGTAGGCGCTAGAGATTATACGGCAAGGGTAATCGATTCCTTTGAGGGCAGGGGAGTATTTGTCCATGGCATTTCCATAAAACCAGGCAAGCCTACCATTTTAGGAGAAGGTAAGGGGAAACTGATAGTAGGTCTACCAGGCCATCCCGTATCCTCTATCATAGTATTTGGAGCCATTATAGAGGAGTTTATCTATAAAAAGATGGAAGTTCATAACCACAAATTAAAAACCAAAGCCATAATGGACTTTAACTTCCCATCATCACCAGGCCAGCAAACTTATCAAATGGTAAAATTGGAAGAAAGAGATGGCAAAACATACGCTAGCCCTAGCTTCGGAAAATCCGGCATGATAACCTTATTATCAAACTCCGACGGCTATATAATAATTAAACCCCATGAGGAAGGGATATATAAGGGAGAGGAAAGGGAAGTCTACTTGCTATAGGTAACCTAGGACAATTGTGAATTTTAAATTGTGAATGGAATATGGCTGTCAATTGTTAATTGAATAAAGGTGGTGTTTATCAAGGTGAATAATAAGAGGAATATCTATATAGATAATATAGATGTGGATGTGGCTAAAAAAGAATACTTTGACAAATTGAATATAAAAGCCCAATGGGAGGAAATAGATGTAGTAAACTCTTTAGGCAGGGTAACTTTTGAGGCTGTATATGCCAGGCTATCCTCTCCAAATTATAATGCTGCAGCCATGGATGGAATCTTAGTTGAATCGGCTAAAACCATAGGGGCTACTGAAATAAATCCCAAAACATTGGAAGAAGGAAAGGATTTTTTATACATCAATACAGGAAATCCAGTAGTGGATCCTTATGATGCGGTAATAATGATAGAGGATGTAATCCAGTTGGGAGATGGTAAAGTACAAATACTAAAAGCTGCCCATCCTTGGCAGCATATAAGGCCTATTGGGGAGGATATAGTAGCCACCGAAATGATACTACCCTCTAAGCATAAAATAAGGCCTATCGACATAGGGGCTTTAATTTCTGGAGGTATAGAGAAGGTAAGGGTATATAAAAAACCTAAGGTAGGAATCCTTCCAACGGGCTCAGAAATAATAGAGGAAATAAAAGAGCTTGAAACTGGAAAGATAATTGACTCCAACTCAAGGGTGTTTGAGGCCTTAACAGTGGAGGCAGGAGGCCTTCCTAAAAGGTATTCTCCCATAGAGGATGACTATGAAAAGATTAAGGAGGCCGTATTAAAAGGAGTAGAAGAAAACGATATTTTATTAATTGGAGCTGGTTCATCGGCAGGTTCCAAGGATTATACGGCCAATGTAATAGAGGAATTGGGTGAAGTAATAATTCATGGAGTTGCCTTAAAACCGGGTAAGCCCACCATTTTAGGCATAATAAATGGAAAGCCTGTAATGGGCATCCCAGGTTACCCAGTATCCGCTTATCTGGTTTTTGAAACCTTCGTCACACCTATAATATTGAAATACATTGGCCTAAAAGAGGAAAAGGATACTTTTGTAGATGCCATCATATCTAAGAAGATAACATCTACTTTAAAGAGTAGGGAGCTTATAAGGGTTAATCTGGGCTATGTAAAGGATAAGCTAATAGCTACTCCTCTATCCAGCGGTGCAGGAGTTACCATGAGCCTAGTAAAGGCAGATGG
This genomic window from Tepidimicrobium xylanilyticum contains:
- the fdhF gene encoding formate dehydrogenase subunit alpha — encoded protein: MANITINGKMYNVADNITVLEACRKLGIDIPTLCYDHRLEPHAACRLCLVELKGKGKLETSCSLKVRDGMVIETHSEKVIRARREILDLLFSNHPNDCLTCSKSGSCKLQDYCFEYGVEMGSYKGEKKNYPIDDSNPFYTYDPNKCILCGKCVRVCSELQCTNAIGLENRGFNTKVVTPFDLGLATSNCVSCGNCVAACPVGALMPKRKEKFRLWEVKKVKTTCSYCGVGCQMELLVKGGRVVGVEPVKGKANNGLLCVKGRFGYSFINHPDRLKKPLIKKNGKFEEASWDEAYKLIVNKIKEIKEKNGPEAFAGLTSARCTNEENYLFQKMFRAVIGTNNVDHCARLUHASTVAGLATTLGSGAMTNSIEEILNTDAIFVIGSNTTENHPVIGTVMKRAVKRGAKLIVADPRRIELADYADVFLQIKPGTNIALLNGMMNVIINNDLYDKKFIEERTENFGEFKELIMDYTPDRVAKICGVKEEDIVKAALIYAKAEKAGIYYAMGITQHTTGTHSVMSISNLSLLCGNIGKESAGVNPLRGQNNVQGACDMGGLPADLPGYQKVFNPEVQEKFESLWETSIPNRAGLTIPEILDAAEKGDIKFIYIMGENPMVSDPDINHVRKALTNLDFLVVQDIFLTETAELADVVLPAASFAEKDGTFTNTERRVQRVRKAIEPVGDAKPDWQILMELMNRLGYNKKYLHPSEIMEEIRRVVPQYGGITYDRIEEEGIQWPCPDIDHPGTKYLHKDTIARGKGLFMAIDHRQSAEVADPEYPFIFTTGRVLYHYHTRTMTGRVEGLNKLSPRSYVEINEVTANKLGISHGEKVRLTSRRGSIITWAKVTDIVDENVLFMPFHFAEGAANYLTNTKLDSIAKIPELKVAAVRLERLGS
- a CDS encoding MogA/MoaB family molybdenum cofactor biosynthesis protein, producing MFKVGIITASDKGCAGEREDLSGKIIKEIVESKGYKVEKSVILPDDEKSLLEEMIHMADELKLDLILTTGGTGFSKRDVTPEATIKACDRMANGIAEAIRYYSLSITPRAMLSRAVSGIRGETLIVNLPGSPKAVKESLEYIIDSLHHGLEILKGQTGDCAR
- the mobA gene encoding molybdenum cofactor guanylyltransferase, with translation MKEFGTAVILAGGKSSRMGFDKQLLKINERRLIDSLRRKLSKLFDEIIVVTNKSEYYLGFSDKITKDIIVGKGPLSGIHAGLTVANSHYVYFIACDMPNINLDYIQYMKSQIEGANVKACVTKYGEWIEPFNAFYSKGIIEDIEEHLTQNRRSVNSLLSKLKVHYIEEEKAREFSPNWDMFLNLNTKEELYDYLKTINSQNWGR
- the fdhD gene encoding formate dehydrogenase accessory sulfurtransferase FdhD — protein: MESIKRVNIVRIKGDEAKEEEDVVIKEYPFTIFINDEEVITLLCSPGSLKELMVGFLYSEGFLTSLQDIDRISIDEDKGLGYIYLKNINQFSEKLRGKRTITSGCGKGTLFYNVLDSFKSKKIEKPLAVEVERIKELIREFNKKSELFLNTGGVHSCALCSKDDIILFEEDIGRHNALDKIFGKALLEGVETKDKIILTSGRISSEILIKSAKRQVPVIVSRSAPTSLSVDLAEELGITLIGFARGQKMNIYTNFPSLIF
- a CDS encoding substrate-binding domain-containing protein, with translation MKRILALTLSILLIFTVLVGCTPKDEGQDVGEVEENVDSVEENDVVENGVEEETGGRIILATTTSTQDSGLLDYILPIFEEETGIEVDVIAVGTGKALQMGRDGDADILLVHAKESEEEFVAEGYGKVRKDVMYNDFILVGPKEDPLNLKENSPNDILEGLKTIAKNEYTFISRGDDSGTHKKELSIWKEAQIEPAGEWYLEAGSGMGDVLKISDEKQAYTISDRATYLSMRDTLDLDIIIEGDENLFNQYGIIPVNPEKFDDEVKERIDEEGAERFMDWLLSPDTQLLIGEYGVEEYGMPLFVPNAKLD
- a CDS encoding ABC transporter permease, with the protein product MDYIQEGFKEALKLLIGFDKEVYGIISLSLIVSTTATIIASFLCIPLGIHLGLKEFKGKRAFSRILYTFMSIPSVIVGLVVAILLSRRGPFGKFDLLYTPKAMIIAQTLLVTPLILGLTYSLSKNRGKEIERIGQTLGGNKLDIIILIIKELKLDLMVNIVTAFSRAISEVGAVMIVGGNIRNRTRVITTTISMMNSMGDYPMAIALGIVLLIISFGINSLIYSYSGDD
- a CDS encoding ATP-binding cassette domain-containing protein; this translates as MEISIHNLKKYYGEKLVLDIEELKIKRGRITGLIGPNGSGKSTLLNIISGLDREFLGTVKYDGKLLDKNIYKKMTLVFQKPYLFRRKVYENIEYPLKVRGVNRDERRERVKNIMERLEIEGLKDKKGHLLSGGESQKVSLARALVFNPELLLLDEPTSNIDPESVKVMEREILRFNEETNGTVIIVTHNMEQSERLCHDIIHLER
- a CDS encoding molybdopterin molybdotransferase MoeA; amino-acid sequence: MDFFDVVSVQEAINRLMEAFKEYEFKAEEVSILEATNRILAEDIYSHIDVPEFNRSTVDGYAIKSKDSQGASESVPSLFNILGEVRMGEAAEKEIKSGETMYVPTGGMIPQGADGMVMVEYTEKLDEENLMVYKPIAFNENIILKGDDIRKGERALKRGKRLTPESIGVLAALGISRVKVYKKPKFYIISTGDEIIDLDEELELGKIRDINSYTLYSAIVKLGGEITGKAIVKDDYELLRQQVEKGLDISDIVLISGGSSVGARDYTARVIDSFEGRGVFVHGISIKPGKPTILGEGKGKLIVGLPGHPVSSIIVFGAIIEEFIYKKMEVHNHKLKTKAIMDFNFPSSPGQQTYQMVKLEERDGKTYASPSFGKSGMITLLSNSDGYIIIKPHEEGIYKGEEREVYLL
- a CDS encoding molybdopterin biosynthesis protein, coding for MNNKRNIYIDNIDVDVAKKEYFDKLNIKAQWEEIDVVNSLGRVTFEAVYARLSSPNYNAAAMDGILVESAKTIGATEINPKTLEEGKDFLYINTGNPVVDPYDAVIMIEDVIQLGDGKVQILKAAHPWQHIRPIGEDIVATEMILPSKHKIRPIDIGALISGGIEKVRVYKKPKVGILPTGSEIIEEIKELETGKIIDSNSRVFEALTVEAGGLPKRYSPIEDDYEKIKEAVLKGVEENDILLIGAGSSAGSKDYTANVIEELGEVIIHGVALKPGKPTILGIINGKPVMGIPGYPVSAYLVFETFVTPIILKYIGLKEEKDTFVDAIISKKITSTLKSRELIRVNLGYVKDKLIATPLSSGAGVTMSLVKADGIAIIPQSLEGVDAGGSVKVKLLKPLNRIKETLVSIGSHDMIMDILGDMVKLSSGHVGSMGGILAMKRGECHIAPIHLLDLETGEYNISYVERYFPGQKMALIKGVKRHQGFIVEKGNPKGIKDFSDLVREDVVYVNRQRGAGTRILLDYHLNKENIDPANIRGYDREMTTHMAVATAVKTGSASVGLGIYSAAKALDLDFIDIAYEDYDFLLPYELLEDERVKEFIRTLKSQEFKERVEALGGYGFENIGEIIIVK